A region of the Babylonia areolata isolate BAREFJ2019XMU chromosome 10, ASM4173473v1, whole genome shotgun sequence genome:
TGAAGTCTTAAATCAATCAGGATAAATTGTGAGGTCTGGAATCAGGATACATTGTGAGGTCTGGAATCAGGATACAGCTGTGAAGTCTTAAATCAATCAGGATACATTGTGAGGTCTGGAATCAGGATACATTGTGAGGTCTGGAATCAGGATACAGCTGTGAAGTCTTGAATCAATCAGGATACATTGTGAGGTCTGGAATCAGGATACATTGTGAGGTCTGGAATCAGGATACAGCTGTGAAGTCTTAAATCAATCAGGATACATTGTGAGGTCTGAAATCAATCAGGATACAGCTGTGAGGTCTGAAATCAATCATGATACACTGTGAGGTCTGGAATCAAGACACAACTGTCGGGTCTGAAAATAATTATACTGTAGGCCTACTCTCAGAATTAGGACGACACACCAGTTAGTCTGAGACAACAAGAAATATGTTGTATTAACCATATCTATTTACAACAACCTATATACATGTAAGCGTGAAATCGAagccagaatctctctctctctctctctctctctctctctctctctctctctctctcagcgttacTCATGGGCATCCAGACATGAACAGACTTTCACAATTCGGTCAGTCTATTAATTTGTTTAATGCGTGCAGGCTGCGATCAACCTTGTCTTAAAACATTGAAATGAGATTTTTTTATGAATGACATGACAGCGTGTACATGAACAAattatacgtctctctctctctctccctacccccctctctctctccatcccgctctcccccaccatctctctctcttccctcccgccccccctctctctctctccctgctctccctccacccccatctctctctctccctgcactccctctctcccttccccctctctctctcccttccttcccgccccgtctctctctctccctgctctcactccaccccctctctccctcttccctctctctccctccaccccctctctctctccctccaccccctctctgcctccctctctctctccctgctctccctcaacccccatctctctctctccctgcactccctctctcccttccccctctctctctccctccaccccctctctctctccctccaccccctctctgcctccctctctctctccctgctctccttccacccctctctctctcccttccctctctctctcccttctctccctccaccccctccctctcccttccctctctctctctccctgctctccctccaccccccctctctctctctcccttctctccctccacccccctctctcccttccctctctctctctccctgctctccctccacccccctccctctcccttctctccctccaccccctctctctctcccttctctctccctgctctccctccaccccacccccctctcccatccccctctctctctccctgctctccctccaccccacccccctctccctctcccatccccctctctctctcccttctctctccatgctctccctccacccccctctctctctccgatccccctctctctctcccttctctccctccaccccctctctctctcccttctctctcccagctctccctccaccccccctctctctctctcccttccccctctctctctcccttctctccctccaccccccctctctctctcccttccccctctctctctcccttctctccctccaccccccctctctctctccctccctctctcgccacTCGTTCACTCACGCATGAACGTTGCTCTCACTGGCCGCCTGATGCACAGGAATACAGCTGTGACTGCGAggatgctgctgatggtgatgcggctgctgctgctggtgatggtgatgatggtggtgatggtgatgacagtgatgatgctgaCAACGACTGTTCTGAGGGGCAGGCCACAGACCCGAAGACCTCCTGTTGGCCGTGGCAGCAGCAGAAGCCACCAGGTTCCTCGACTCCCCGTGTATACCGGCATCACTGCAGCTTCTGTGAGAGCGCGGCGCAGGGGCCAGACAGGACGACCTCTGCGAGGTGTCGGAGGTCCTCCTGCCCGGGGCCCCTGAACAGAGCGGGTCCTGGACGCCTAGTCTTTGAGAcgcccctgctcctcctcctcctctcctggaGGCTGCCCCGGCACACTGTGACGTGCCGCTGCCGGAGGAGAGCGCGTGACACtcggaggaagaagagaaggacgcCTCAGCCCCCGAGGAGTCGTTCCTCTCACGGGTCACAGTCCTCGGGGAGGTCCTCCCCCCGCGCTGCTCACCCCTTCCGGACCCCCCAGCACCCAGGGGGAGGGGCGAGCTCcgttcccccatcccctccaaccTCGCCACCTGAATCGTCACGCCGTGCACGTGCGCTGCGGCGGCAGACTCCCGCCCCCTGACGTCACTAGCGGCGCGAGCCTGCGCGTGGAAGGCCGGGGAGGGGGCACCTGTCGGCGTTGAAGACACGTGGGAAGCGGAGGCGGTCGTGGCGGACAGAGCGTTCCTCTGgccgggggacggggggtggtggtgggtcctggtggtggtgggggtgggggaggaggaggaggaggaggtggtggtggtgaggtggaagCGGCGGGCGGAGGAGCAGGCGGTGTCGTAGGAGGGCAGGGTGTCCGTGTAGGAGGGGGACCTGGGGCCTCGCTCTCCCCCGGCCGCCGCCCTTGCCACGTCACCGAACACGTCACTACAGGACCCTGACGTCACGGGGTACAGCAGGGCGTCATCGTAGTTCGGCGGAGGCAGCtctgtaaaaaagaaaataaataaataataaaaaaggggggggggggagttaactCTACATTGGTTACAAGGCCAGTGTGGTGATAGGAAATAACTGACTGATTAAACGAGACTTACCTGCAAGTTGAAGTTTAATCGGAGTTCTACCCTACAAGAGGGCGCCCCGAAAGAattatggtttgagtgtgcgtgatAGCGATTTGAGACGCCCAGACGAGTCAGGCACGAACTGACGCCCAGATAgccagcacgcacactcacaccatgATTCTGAAGCAGCGCCTCCTCATCAAGTTGGGTAGGATTATATCTTAAATCAGGTGCGGCATATGGAAGCCTGTTAGTGATGTTTTTGCCTCGCCGAAGAAGTAAAATGAGACGTTCTGAAATCTGTTGACGTTTTTCggatggtttgtagatttgattTCTAATATGAATagatatctcttttttttcctgtcgcaAAAATGACAGATTCGAACGCATAGTCCtgatgttatagtgtgccagcagtgtcccccccccacccccccaacaccaccacctgcactctgtccccttccctccccatcccttcgcctcccccctccccctccccacccctccttcttatctcccttcccgctctgtccaaagcccagtctttgaggttgcgccgacacccgcgccaccctccctcctcacccatactccctagtcggccctctttggtcagcgacgcggcgtcacccgccccggctataggaacacgtgcagttacgtgatgtctgccgcgatacccgtgctgagcagaacattCCGTGTGACGgcccgtctttcaagtcattccccatcttccctccacgaacgcaactgacgtagatggtgggacttcggaacgaaagtTAGGGGaaagttatgctaattcgaactttgatcaagccggctaacaggcccagagttgtattgtcccgtctccccaatctctttgtgacgtaaacgggtaaacttgtcatcatagaatgtgtatagacaagtgggttgaattgtagcgaatcagatcattctgtagcttgcattagtatacacagtatgttgtgggaagggataaaaccagtcagcacagccagttcttagctgtctcccagaagaactgactgacacagggtgactgactgatcagtgatgtgaggaacaaggaaatccttgttgggctgtgagtacatgacttgtaatggttttatgttaggttgataacttagttgtgttgggaaacaatgttttgtgtcggtgaacagccagtttaagttgataagttgatcttgtggcttgtggaaagaaaaggggttaatgtgtgaaagctacccactgagagaagtactggcctaaatcttttgagtccccccccccccctccccttctatttggttacagatatcttgttctgtatttttgatgtatacatacttgttttgtatatagtaggtggtgttggttcagtgtgaactgaacagatctataggctaacacattgtcagtgtgtgttgaggggttttcatgtgtgttgtgtgtgtgtgtgtatgcacatgggggtagcagcaagtgttgtggaacacatgtttgagttattggtagttgtggtaacatgtgtaggagttgtgctgtgtgtcagtggtttactttgttcaaagtgggaaggaactgtaatgtgattaatgagttggtaaactatgagagcattgagggtcagtgctatgttgttgcacattgctgtttaccagagatatgttggaagtaataatttccttacatgtacttgtgtcggtggtataccttgtgaagacaaagagatttgtttggtaatggtaacacacagtttaattgaatgatgggtacatgagttggaacacagggttgtattggtcagtgatatgttttgtacacagtatggtaattggtatgtcactgctggtggcaggtaagcttgatgaagcttgtacctcacatagatctttgtgtgagagtagtgcatactggtggacatgtgatgaaaggtgctgagagggcataggcctttcatgtcagtgatgtcaggatattttgagattttactgacctgggttttggttgtgtgtttgtgttccaggtgtgctgctttaggtttagggtgaattttaccgtgctgcttataggtgctgctttaggtgtaggatgatctttttactgtgtgctgtattgtaaagtaaacactctataaaaaccactccatgtggccctgctattgatgtgaggagagagtgagtgagtgcatgattagttgatcctatatccccctgtctgctcccctctctcttctatcagaatcgaaccacacttaCACCTTTTTACACTGATATAAATTATtcgcacagcttcacacacacacacacacacacacacacacacacacacacacacacacacacacacagatacatacatatttacGCGAGCGCGCTCACACATATGCGCGGATACAAACAAGAACAGAATAGACGACAAAAAAATTACTACAGGATACATGAAATTACACGTAATAAAATGGACTGGAATCGGTTTGGGAAATTCAAAGTGCATTCCATTTCACAAGACCATATTCCGATGTACAAAGAAAGATTAAAGATTTATACAGTATtttcgatttgaaaaaaaaaaaaaagaaaagaaaagaaaagaagaaaattgtgcTTTAATGTCAACACCACAACTATTTTAATGACAAAACTACTACTGGAAAAAGATACGAGACGTATGTAATGTATAACAGAAAATACCAAACtgaacaatacaaacaacaatgttgttttttgtggtgtttttttttaattttatttttatttatttttttatttttttatcgaaAGTCAGTAGACATAACGACAGAACAATTACGGTTTCAAAATAATGCAGGAGAGAACAGACAATGTCAAATTACAAAAACGTATACGAACAATTTTAAGAACTATTTTTATCATATCCAAATTATTAATAACACAGCAATGGAAACTGTGATGCAGTAAATGTATTTCATACTGAGTGTTGTCAATAAGTTATGATAAAATATatcatgattttgtttttctcaaaaGAACAGAAATAGAAAAGCACCAATTACCTTTAAACTATTTTAGTTTCAGGAAACGCTGTTGTTGAAGCAAATGATTAAAGACATTGAGgcgggttggtttttgttgtttttttcattgaaaaaGAAAGTGTGCGTGACTTCGTGACAACGGAATATTCTAattctgaatcacacacacacacagacacagagacacacacgcacgcacgtacacaaacacacacactctctctctctctttctctctctctctcactttctttctttctcttcctttcgctCTTTGGAGGCAgagggcagaaagaaaaaaaagacagcgagagacaacacagagaaagagctgcaCTGTGACAACAAATAAAACCAATCtccgggagacagacagagctcgCTGTGCTCCATCAtgaagtttgtgtgtatgtgtgtgtatgtgtgtatgtgtgtgtgtgtgtgtgtgtgtgtgtgtgcgtgtgtgtgtgtgtgtgtgtgtgtgtgtgtgtgtgtgtgcgtgtgtgtatgtgtgtttgtttgtgtgtgtgtgtgtgtgtgtgtatgtttgtgtgtgtgtgtgtgtgtgtgtgtgtgtttgtgtgtgcgtgtgtgtatgtgtgtttgtttgtgtgtgtgtgtgtgtgtgtgtgtgtgtttgtttgtgtgtgtgtgtgtgtgtgtgtttgtttgtgtgtgtgtgtgtgtgtgtgtgtttgtgtgtgtgtgtgtgtgtgtgtgtgtgtgtgtgtgtgcgcgtgtgtgtatgtgtgtttgtttgtgtgtgtgtgtgtgtgtgtgtgtttgtttgtgtgtatgtgtgtgtgtgtgtgtgtgtgtgtgtatgtgtttgtgtgtgtgtgtgtgtgtgtttgtttgtttgtgtgtgtgtgtatgtgtgtgtgtgtgtgtgtgtgtatgtgtgtatgtgtgtgtgtgtgcgtgtgtgtatgtgtgtgtgtatgtgtgtgtgagtgtgtgtgttagtgtgtgtgtgtgtgtgtgtgtgtgtgtgtgtgagtgtgtgtgttagtgtgtgtgagtgtgtgtgtgagtgtgtgtgtttgtgtgtgtgtgtgtgtgtgtatgtgtgtgtgtgtgtgtgtgtgtgtgtgtgtgtgtgtgtgtgtgtgtgtgtgtgtgtgtgtgtgtgtttgcctcctCAATGAGCTTTCGCACCCTCTTCTCCTTCAACAATAAGGATCATTTCCAGATGGTCACTGGATCACGTCTGGCCAGAGACCAACAACCATGATGGCAACGACaaatattctcccccccccccccaacaccacctctcgatccccccgtctctctctccctctttgtgtgtgtgtgcgcgcgtgtgcgtgtgtgtgtgcgcgcgtgtgtgtgtgtggctgcgtgtgtgtgtgtatgtgtgtgcgtgcatgcgtgtgcgtgcgtgtgtgtgtatgtgtgtatgtgtgtgtgcgtgcgtgtatgcgtgtgggtgcacgtgtgtgtgtgtgtgtgtgggtgcgtgcgtgcgtgcgtgtttgcgtgcgcgtgcgtgtgtatgtgtgtgcgtgtgcgcgtgcgcgcgcgcgtatgtgtgcttgATATTTTCACTTCCTGTtgctgaagaaaacaagaagggAAAGTCAAAGTTTGTAAGTCACTGTGTGACGTCAGTGACCTCAGTGAGGTAACTGAGGTCTCTTTGCTGTCGTCAGCGGTACTGAAAAGGAATCACACGATACTGACGTAGGACGGaggtgcacacgcgcacgcgcacacacacacgcgcgcgcgcacgcacacacacacacacaccatgcgcgcacgcacacatacacacaccatgcacgcacgcacgcacacatacacacacacacacacacacacacacacacgcacacacaaacacacacgcacacacgcatgcacacacacaaacacgcacacacacaaacaaacacacacgcacataaacacaaacacacacacacacacacacacacacacgcacacacacagattctattTTAAATCAGGTTAAAATTAGTTTAAAGCAatgagtggagtgggggtggggaacgaACAGTATATTTCCTATGGGAGATGAGAAgagggtgggaaggtgtgtgtgggggaggggggagggagctgggagggggggggagtaataaATCTTTAATCTTGTGGCAAACGCGGTTTCCGTTCATAATCATTGTAGCGTGTTCTCTACAGTGATGCCCAATTCGACGATGTCAAACATGACTGGTTTTGATCTTACTTTTTTTGCCCCCATAGCCTGTGACACTTTTCAGACGACACAGCCTGTGACACTTTTCTGACGACACAGGCTCAGTTTGCTGACGACTCTTTGCTAACTGGTGCAagctgtgtatttttgttgttgttgttgttaccattctCCATCGAGCTCTGACGAGGAGTTGAGG
Encoded here:
- the LOC143286400 gene encoding uncharacterized protein LOC143286400, with the protein product MELPPPNYDDALLYPVTSGSCSDVFGDVARAAAGGERGPRSPSYTDTLPSYDTACSSARRFHLTTTTSSSSSSPTPTTTRTHHHPPSPGQRNALSATTASASHVSSTPTGAPSPAFHAQARAASDVRGRESAAAAHVHGVTIQVARLEGMGERSSPLPLGAGGSGRGEQRGGRTSPRTVTRERNDSSGAEASFSSSSECHALSSGSGTSQCAGAASRRGGGGAGASQRLGVQDPLCSGAPGRRTSDTSQRSSCLAPAPRSHRSCSDAGIHGESRNLVASAAATANRRSSGLWPAPQNSRCQHHHCHHHHHHHHHHQQQQPHHHQQHPRSHSCIPVHQAASESNVHAPHSCGRRSHSHSSISRLAARGHGDSRHASSEDEEVTYVWKDNRVQVQHAARGGGGAGGGAGGGGGAGGGASSSGVTTPDVSSSGQHVQYIWRHGNVQRVVRGSNHEVLSAEVVPPREIKGINYCTIFGVMGFFVIAVVTLIFVFKIFY